Proteins encoded together in one Xenopus laevis strain J_2021 chromosome 6L, Xenopus_laevis_v10.1, whole genome shotgun sequence window:
- the LOC121394832 gene encoding uncharacterized protein LOC121394832, with the protein MPLPSATLGAVPQADNLLPLVKMEEDAGTSEAEAPVLHIKKEEEPDCVHYLNPWEGLTPMFTDKGVEHFACGRMAGPGTLSEQQIQFFIRFLHREGYDNIPPGTPRIQSLKRNIMQRLRRSLRRHFNVHVSLRVVQRIWSDLKRRHPDLVEQLLKEVEAEWIQYDPSADGAATEGAEEAAEEEAAAEWAEEEAVAEPAGPPAAPTPSPREAPQLPQVVHAATQTEDNLLHHILRELQDIKDLVLNLRGTVPLPPPATF; encoded by the exons ATGCCGCTCCCCAGTGCTACATTAGGAGCTGTGCCCCAGGCTGACAATCTTTTGCCGCTAGTAAAGATGGAAGAGGATGCGG GTACCTCGGAGGCAGAAGCTCCAGTATTACATATAAAGAAAGAGGAAGAACCAGACTGTGTCCATTATCTGAACCCGTGGGAAGGACTGACCCCTATGTTTACTGATAAGG GAGTGGAGCACTTTGCATGCGGCAGGATGGCAGGTCCAGGCACGCTGAGTGAGCAGCAGATTCAGTTTTTCATCCGGTTTCTGCACCGGGAGGGGTatgacaatatccctcctgggACCCCCAGGATACAGTCCCTGAAAAGGAACATAATGCAGAGGCTGCGGCGTAGTCTGAGGCGGCACTTCAATGTGCATGTGAGCCTGCGTGTGGTCCAGCGCATCTGGAGTGACCTGAAGAGGCGGCACCCAGATTTGGTAGAACAGCTGCTGAAAGAAGtagaag CTGAATGGATCCAATATGATCCGAGTGCAGACGGTGCAGCAACAGAAGGAGCAGAGGAAGCGGCAGaggaagaagcagcagcagaatgGGCAGAGGAAGAGGCAGTAGCAGAACCTGCAGGTCCTCCAGCAGCTCcgactccttctcccagagaggcCCCCCAGCTGCCACAGGTAGTACATGCAGCGACACAGACGGAGGACAACCTGCTGCATCACATCTTGCGGGAGCTCCAAGATATCAAGGACCTTGTCCTAAATTTGAGGGGAACcgttcctcttcctcctccagcaacattttaa